A single genomic interval of Candidatus Babeliales bacterium harbors:
- a CDS encoding ankyrin repeat domain-containing protein, with protein MKNIKKILTCSLFLTLILTTNVLPAASSSPASNSLQNADVLPEIIVHASAGDAKELQKYLKKNKKIDINTIFWEGKNTLHWAAEKGHTECVKLLLATKKKGVLKKRYTKPRANVNAASLNAGLTALALAVIGNHLPCAEVLIEHGADVNCQNTMGLTALHIAANNGWYDCLKLLLDNQANVATAPTEGEYINITALHLAAQNGHLACIELLLNRGAHVSTPGAFPTQRTCVHLAAEGGRTTCLALLLQNGGLALIDAQDAETFEGDTRINVGGSTALHLAIQCNAPACAQLLLHHGANQNIPDSDGFTPLQWAIVDNVQELYQLLLEDPKLTINAQNKYGETALHHAVEANNVTATTMLLERGANPTIKNNNNQTPAILAASLNHHAVAILFIPQTEKKPSTSISKETCSICLGDFEEHETYAHLNCGHDFHEDCIKNAARIELETNDHLRNTIGANYKKQATCPLCRTATEFTRDNNEPTTIRVFRSADTSTTTQPSSSVVDTTTIPSADPVEMLPPISSVLPLVPEQADSESNSQDTE; from the coding sequence ATGAAAAACATCAAAAAAATACTTACCTGTTCGCTTTTTTTGACGCTTATACTAACTACCAACGTTCTGCCCGCTGCATCATCAAGCCCAGCATCAAACTCTTTGCAAAATGCTGATGTTTTACCCGAAATTATTGTTCACGCAAGCGCTGGCGATGCAAAAGAACTTCAAAAGTATTTGAAAAAAAATAAAAAAATCGATATTAATACCATCTTTTGGGAAGGCAAAAATACACTTCATTGGGCTGCAGAGAAAGGCCACACTGAATGCGTTAAGCTCCTTTTGGCAACAAAGAAAAAGGGTGTTTTAAAAAAACGCTACACCAAACCACGCGCCAACGTTAACGCCGCATCTCTTAATGCAGGCTTAACCGCACTCGCCTTGGCAGTCATTGGCAACCACCTACCATGCGCGGAGGTACTTATTGAACACGGCGCTGATGTCAATTGTCAAAACACTATGGGACTAACAGCACTTCACATTGCAGCCAACAATGGTTGGTATGACTGTTTAAAGCTTCTCTTAGATAATCAAGCAAACGTTGCAACAGCACCAACAGAAGGGGAATACATAAATATAACAGCACTGCACCTTGCTGCTCAAAATGGCCATCTAGCATGTATAGAATTACTTCTTAATCGCGGTGCTCATGTTTCAACTCCTGGAGCATTTCCAACACAACGAACCTGTGTCCATTTGGCAGCAGAAGGAGGCCGTACCACATGTTTAGCATTACTTCTCCAAAATGGTGGCCTCGCTCTTATTGATGCTCAAGACGCAGAAACTTTTGAGGGTGACACAAGAATAAATGTAGGCGGCTCTACAGCTCTTCATCTGGCAATTCAATGTAATGCACCAGCATGCGCACAGCTACTTTTGCACCATGGCGCCAACCAAAATATTCCTGACTCAGATGGTTTCACTCCTCTTCAATGGGCAATTGTTGATAACGTTCAAGAACTTTATCAATTGCTGTTGGAAGACCCAAAACTCACTATTAACGCACAAAACAAGTATGGCGAAACAGCGCTGCACCATGCAGTAGAAGCTAACAACGTTACCGCAACAACTATGCTTCTTGAACGCGGAGCAAACCCAACAATAAAAAATAATAATAATCAAACCCCAGCTATTCTTGCAGCTTCTCTTAATCATCATGCGGTTGCTATACTTTTTATTCCGCAAACAGAAAAAAAACCCTCAACTAGTATCTCAAAAGAAACATGCTCAATCTGCCTTGGTGATTTTGAAGAACATGAAACATACGCACATCTCAACTGCGGTCATGATTTTCACGAAGATTGTATCAAAAATGCAGCGCGCATAGAACTTGAAACCAATGACCATTTAAGAAATACAATCGGCGCTAATTACAAAAAACAAGCAACCTGCCCTCTATGCCGCACGGCAACCGAATTTACTCGAGACAATAACGAACCAACAACAATTCGCGTATTTAGATCAGCAGACACTTCTACAACCACACAGCCAAGCTCGTCGGTGGTTGATACAACTACTATCCCAAGCGCAGATCCTGTTGAAATGCTACCACCAATAAGTAGCGTGCTCCCACTTGTACCGGAACAAGCAGATTCAGAAAGCAACAGCCAAGATACTGAATAA
- a CDS encoding GIY-YIG nuclease family protein, whose translation MLPFYVYILKCSDDSYYTGHTDDIDKRLHEHKTSTYDDSYTSSRLPFKLVFMQEFATRYEALAAERKIKGWGRKKKEALIAGDWEKISQLASRKKI comes from the coding sequence ATGCTGCCATTTTACGTTTATATCTTGAAGTGTAGTGATGATTCTTACTATACCGGCCACACTGATGATATTGATAAACGTTTGCATGAACATAAAACAAGCACGTATGATGATTCTTATACTTCCAGTCGGCTGCCATTCAAACTTGTTTTTATGCAAGAATTTGCGACGAGATATGAGGCTTTGGCGGCAGAAAGAAAAATAAAGGGATGGGGAAGAAAGAAAAAAGAAGCTTTGATTGCTGGTGATTGGGAAAAAATTTCGCAGTTGGCTAGCAGGAAAAAGATCTAA
- the mraY gene encoding phospho-N-acetylmuramoyl-pentapeptide-transferase yields MIYHLAQKLQTTYTFFNLFHYVSVRAIGAFLSAALFSLVFGDWFIKACRQHFGAKAREFTPETHQKKNNTPTMGGLFILLVFVFNTLLWNKLTKPNLWVFLLGIIGFGCIGFLDDWQKIKAHKGLSAKVKFLLQLSMAVLVMTVWYVWAQPNTAVCIPFIKNIDVTLGWLIIPWGAFIIIATSNAVNLTDGLDGLATGPLIFNFAAFALIVYLAGHMAFSDYLYIPFAGSAEVSIIAASLVGVLLGFLWYNTYPAQIFMGDVGSLALGAGLALMALMARQELLLLISGGIFVLETVSVIIQVLSFKFLGRRMFRMAPIHHHFELKGWQEAKITVRFWIISIILCVLALLTLKIR; encoded by the coding sequence ATGATTTACCACCTAGCCCAAAAATTACAAACAACGTACACGTTTTTTAATCTCTTTCATTACGTCAGCGTTCGCGCTATTGGCGCTTTTCTTTCTGCCGCACTCTTTTCATTAGTTTTTGGCGATTGGTTTATAAAAGCCTGCCGCCAGCACTTTGGTGCCAAAGCGCGGGAGTTCACACCCGAAACGCATCAAAAGAAAAACAATACCCCAACCATGGGTGGGCTTTTTATTTTACTCGTTTTTGTTTTTAACACGTTGCTGTGGAACAAATTAACCAAGCCAAACTTATGGGTTTTTTTGTTGGGCATTATCGGGTTTGGGTGTATTGGCTTTCTTGATGATTGGCAAAAAATTAAAGCCCACAAAGGTTTGTCGGCAAAAGTTAAATTTTTACTTCAACTGAGCATGGCCGTGCTGGTCATGACGGTGTGGTACGTGTGGGCGCAGCCCAACACCGCCGTGTGCATTCCGTTTATAAAAAATATCGACGTTACGCTTGGTTGGTTAATTATTCCCTGGGGCGCTTTCATAATCATTGCCACCAGCAACGCGGTTAACCTGACCGATGGGCTGGATGGTTTGGCAACCGGCCCACTCATTTTTAACTTTGCTGCTTTTGCATTAATTGTGTACCTGGCCGGTCACATGGCTTTTTCAGATTATTTATATATTCCGTTTGCCGGCAGTGCAGAAGTAAGTATTATTGCTGCCAGCCTGGTGGGGGTGTTGCTGGGCTTTTTGTGGTACAATACCTATCCAGCACAAATATTTATGGGAGATGTGGGTTCCCTGGCATTAGGCGCGGGTTTGGCGCTTATGGCACTCATGGCCCGCCAAGAGCTCTTGCTGTTGATTAGCGGCGGAATTTTTGTTCTAGAGACTGTCTCGGTTATTATTCAAGTTTTGTCATTCAAGTTTTTGGGACGACGCATGTTTCGCATGGCGCCAATTCACCACCACTTTGAATTAAAGGGTTGGCAAGAAGCAAAAATTACCGTACGATTTTGGATTATATCAATAATCTTGTGTGTTCTTGCGCTGTTGACATTGAAAATTCGATGA
- a CDS encoding phenylalanine--tRNA ligase subunit alpha produces the protein MPELANKLSSIKREFTDALAHVQTDKQVEDIRLDFLGKKGKITALMLELKELSVDQKREFGPLLNALKQEVEAAITHTKEALANQQAQAAIQKQQHFDVTAVKPNLPQGSLHVYSQIVAEIEDIFLSMGYQVLDGPELETDDNNFTHLNIPKDHPARDMYDTFWVDVPGLLMRTHTSPVQVRAMLSHELPLAAFVPGRVYRHEAVDASHDFMFMQCEGILIDKNVNLSNLFATAQAFLKALFKKEELDIRIRPGFFPFVEPGIEIDMRCPFCSKGCSVCKKSTWMEVFPGGMIHPNVLRSCGIDPEIYSGFAFGFGLSRLAMLKYGIDDIRLFHSGKVKFLEQF, from the coding sequence ATGCCTGAATTAGCCAATAAACTGAGTTCGATAAAGCGTGAGTTTACTGATGCACTTGCACACGTTCAAACCGATAAGCAGGTGGAAGATATTCGACTCGATTTCTTGGGCAAAAAAGGCAAGATAACTGCTCTCATGCTTGAGCTCAAAGAATTGTCGGTTGACCAAAAGCGTGAGTTTGGGCCGTTGCTCAACGCGCTTAAGCAAGAAGTTGAAGCGGCAATAACTCATACCAAAGAAGCGCTGGCCAATCAGCAAGCTCAAGCAGCAATACAAAAACAACAACATTTTGATGTGACTGCTGTTAAGCCCAATCTGCCGCAGGGCTCGTTGCATGTGTATTCACAGATTGTTGCTGAAATTGAAGATATCTTTTTGTCGATGGGCTACCAAGTTCTTGATGGCCCAGAGCTTGAAACTGATGACAATAACTTTACCCATTTAAATATTCCCAAAGATCATCCTGCGCGTGATATGTACGATACCTTTTGGGTAGACGTACCAGGTCTTTTAATGCGCACTCACACTTCGCCCGTGCAGGTTCGTGCTATGCTTTCACACGAGTTGCCCTTGGCAGCATTTGTGCCAGGCCGTGTGTACCGTCACGAAGCGGTAGACGCTTCGCATGACTTTATGTTTATGCAGTGTGAAGGTATTTTGATTGATAAAAATGTTAATCTTTCAAATCTTTTTGCTACCGCACAGGCATTTTTAAAAGCGTTATTTAAAAAAGAAGAATTAGATATTCGCATTCGTCCGGGTTTCTTTCCCTTTGTTGAGCCAGGCATAGAAATTGATATGCGCTGCCCATTTTGTTCAAAAGGGTGCTCCGTTTGTAAAAAATCAACCTGGATGGAAGTCTTTCCCGGCGGTATGATACATCCCAATGTTTTGCGCTCATGTGGCATAGATCCTGAAATTTATTCAGGCTTTGCTTTTGGGTTTGGATTGTCGCGTTTAGCGATGTTGAAATATGGTATCGATGATATTCGCTTATTTCACAGTGGGAAGGTTAAATTTTTAGAGCAATTTTAG
- the galU gene encoding UTP--glucose-1-phosphate uridylyltransferase GalU has product MGVTKAIIPAGGLGTRFLPATKTSPKEMLPILDKPAIQYIAEEGIRSGIKNFVVVTGKNKNVIEDHFDTNPELESFLSARDKGHLLDEINKVVNAADFIYVRQKEPLGLGHAVWTARHVIGDEPMAIFLPDDIIAGNTPAMGQLIQVAMQEKCNVVAVQEVPMDQVSRYGIVAIRKQFSPNLFQVKELVEKPSIAEAPSNLAIVGRYVLSPNIFKALEEQRIGAGGEIQLTDAIQSLLFAGEKVFAYKVQGMRYDIGTPLGLLKANLDFALKHPKYSEQILEYLRKLDKDFVVMQGKAQALSKGAQVAL; this is encoded by the coding sequence ATGGGAGTAACAAAAGCCATAATTCCAGCAGGAGGATTGGGCACTAGATTTTTGCCGGCAACAAAAACATCTCCCAAGGAAATGTTGCCAATTCTAGACAAGCCAGCCATTCAGTACATTGCCGAAGAGGGCATTCGCTCTGGCATTAAAAATTTCGTTGTTGTAACCGGCAAAAACAAAAATGTTATTGAAGATCATTTTGATACCAACCCAGAACTCGAAAGTTTCTTGTCTGCGCGCGACAAGGGCCACCTGCTTGATGAGATAAATAAAGTTGTTAACGCGGCGGATTTTATTTATGTTCGCCAAAAAGAACCGCTTGGTTTGGGACATGCCGTGTGGACTGCCCGCCACGTGATTGGCGACGAGCCTATGGCCATCTTTTTGCCTGACGACATTATTGCTGGCAACACGCCTGCCATGGGTCAGTTGATTCAGGTTGCCATGCAAGAAAAATGCAATGTGGTAGCCGTGCAAGAAGTGCCCATGGACCAAGTGAGCCGCTATGGCATTGTTGCAATTCGCAAGCAATTTTCTCCCAACCTTTTTCAAGTTAAAGAACTGGTCGAAAAACCTTCCATTGCCGAAGCTCCATCAAACTTGGCTATTGTTGGTCGCTATGTTCTTTCGCCAAACATCTTTAAAGCACTTGAAGAGCAGCGCATTGGCGCCGGCGGCGAGATTCAGCTGACCGATGCTATTCAAAGCCTGCTCTTTGCTGGCGAAAAGGTTTTTGCCTACAAAGTACAGGGCATGCGGTACGATATTGGTACGCCGTTGGGCTTGCTCAAAGCCAACTTAGATTTTGCGCTTAAGCATCCAAAATATTCTGAACAGATTCTTGAGTATTTAAGAAAGCTGGACAAAGATTTTGTGGTGATGCAGGGCAAGGCTCAGGCGTTGAGCAAAGGGGCGCAGGTAGCGTTGTAA